Proteins encoded within one genomic window of Streptomyces sp. NBC_00523:
- a CDS encoding DUF2510 domain-containing protein gives MTQTSPPGWHPDPGYSGFGPRHERWWDGTQWTDHLRVPPAAVRSRRIRIGAGITAAVVVLAAIGGGVYLLTDDSDGKSDTAATTPSASPSPGPDRQRGGGPGGSGGNGDERGNGGSGDGGDNQSPEQGQPQIEDGYATDLASGISIPVPDGWKGESGMGAGVTTGSYACPGDTEQKCVRGGVFSAPAEALKLTTKTAQATAEKDIETNANESYGEKIYGGITSHEELKSEAVTVAGQQGYRVRWKVVTKNGDDGYVESLAFPSPLAKDMLVVIRSGFDINTKAPSLSVLDTITKGIKAASGGGSGTNA, from the coding sequence GTGACCCAGACGAGCCCGCCCGGCTGGCATCCAGACCCCGGGTATTCAGGATTTGGCCCCCGCCACGAGCGCTGGTGGGACGGCACCCAGTGGACCGACCATCTGCGCGTACCGCCGGCGGCCGTCCGCAGTAGGCGCATACGCATCGGGGCGGGCATCACCGCCGCCGTGGTGGTGCTGGCCGCCATCGGGGGTGGCGTCTATCTACTGACGGACGACTCGGACGGCAAGAGCGACACCGCTGCCACCACCCCCTCCGCCTCCCCATCGCCCGGACCCGACCGGCAGCGCGGCGGCGGCCCGGGCGGCAGCGGCGGCAACGGTGACGAGCGCGGCAACGGCGGCTCCGGTGACGGCGGCGACAACCAGTCGCCGGAGCAGGGCCAGCCGCAGATCGAGGACGGTTACGCGACGGACCTGGCCAGCGGCATCAGCATCCCGGTCCCCGACGGCTGGAAGGGCGAGTCGGGTATGGGCGCCGGGGTGACCACCGGGTCCTACGCCTGCCCCGGTGACACCGAGCAGAAGTGCGTGCGCGGCGGGGTGTTCTCCGCCCCGGCCGAGGCGCTGAAGCTGACCACCAAGACGGCGCAGGCCACCGCCGAGAAGGACATCGAGACCAACGCCAACGAGTCCTACGGTGAGAAGATCTACGGCGGCATCACCTCGCACGAGGAGCTGAAGTCCGAGGCGGTCACGGTGGCCGGGCAGCAGGGCTACCGGGTGCGCTGGAAGGTGGTGACGAAGAACGGCGACGACGGCTACGTCGAGTCGCTGGCCTTCCCGTCCCCGCTGGCCAAGGACATGCTGGTGGTGATCCGCTCCGGCTTCGACATCAACACCAAGGCGCCTTCGCTGTCCGTCCTGGACACGATCACGAAGGGCATCAAGGCGGCGTCGGGCGGGGGCTCCGGCACCAACGCCTGA
- a CDS encoding class I SAM-dependent methyltransferase has product MEATAPDRRFAEDYRLAREIPRDGLTAWRAAVAAEVELAPGATVLDVGAGTGSFASAFADWFGVRVLAVEPAAAMRALIPQNGLIEALDGRAEALPVPDGCADAAWLGSVVHHIGDLAAAARELRRALKPGAPVLIRNSFPGRCARDLRVRFFPGAERIVDGYPTVERTCAAFAGAGFTRVALHAVPQESAPSLAAFADRIRRDTDAKLRGLGDDEFERGMRRLRTAAEQEPDRPAVSWMDLLVLA; this is encoded by the coding sequence ATGGAAGCGACCGCCCCCGACCGTCGTTTCGCCGAGGACTACCGCCTCGCCCGGGAGATCCCGCGCGACGGGCTCACCGCCTGGCGCGCCGCCGTCGCCGCCGAGGTGGAACTCGCACCGGGCGCCACCGTCCTGGACGTGGGCGCGGGCACCGGCTCCTTCGCCTCCGCCTTCGCCGACTGGTTCGGCGTCCGGGTCCTGGCCGTGGAACCGGCCGCCGCCATGCGGGCGCTGATCCCCCAAAACGGGCTGATCGAGGCGCTGGACGGGCGGGCCGAGGCGCTGCCGGTGCCGGACGGCTGCGCGGACGCGGCCTGGCTGGGCTCGGTCGTCCACCACATCGGCGATCTGGCCGCAGCCGCCCGGGAGTTGCGCAGAGCCCTGAAGCCCGGCGCCCCCGTGCTCATCCGCAACTCCTTCCCCGGCCGGTGCGCACGGGACCTGCGGGTCCGCTTCTTCCCCGGCGCCGAACGCATCGTGGACGGCTACCCGACGGTGGAGCGGACGTGCGCCGCCTTTGCCGGGGCCGGCTTCACCCGCGTCGCGCTGCACGCGGTGCCGCAGGAGAGCGCGCCGAGCCTCGCCGCGTTCGCCGACCGGATCAGGCGGGACACCGACGCGAAGCTGCGCGGCCTCGGCGACGACGAGTTCGAGCGCGGGATGCGCCGCCTGCGTACGGCGGCGGAGCAGGAGCCGGACCGGCCCGCCGTGAGCTGGATGGACCTGCTGGTCCTGGCCTGA
- a CDS encoding GntR family transcriptional regulator: MEPLTRLITIDRSSPVPLYFQFAQQLQHLIESGMLAPGARLENEIGLADRFGLSRPTMRQAMQHLVDKGLLSRKRGVGTQVVNNRVRRQVELTSLYEDLQREDRRPRTEVLSMRVRPAEGRIAAALQLEPGMDTVELRRLRYADDEPMAVLENHLPMGLADLTEDDLAAHGLYALLRRSGITLRSAEQTIGARRATAAEARLLAEGRGGTLLTVERTVLGDGGRPVEYARHLYRASRYSFEMTLTAP, translated from the coding sequence ATGGAACCGCTCACCAGGCTGATCACCATCGACCGGTCCAGCCCGGTTCCGCTGTACTTCCAGTTCGCGCAGCAGCTCCAACACCTCATCGAATCCGGCATGTTGGCGCCCGGCGCCCGGCTGGAGAACGAGATCGGGCTGGCAGACCGGTTCGGGCTCTCGCGCCCGACGATGCGTCAGGCCATGCAGCATCTGGTGGACAAGGGGCTGCTGTCGCGCAAGCGCGGGGTGGGCACCCAGGTCGTCAACAACCGGGTCCGCCGCCAGGTGGAACTCACCAGCCTGTACGAGGACCTGCAGCGCGAGGACCGCCGCCCGCGCACCGAGGTCCTGTCGATGCGCGTCCGCCCCGCCGAGGGCCGGATCGCCGCCGCCCTCCAGCTCGAACCGGGCATGGACACCGTCGAGTTGCGCCGGCTCCGGTACGCGGACGACGAGCCGATGGCCGTCCTGGAGAACCACCTGCCGATGGGCCTGGCGGACCTCACCGAGGACGACCTGGCCGCGCACGGGCTCTACGCGCTGCTCCGGCGCTCCGGCATCACCCTGCGGTCCGCCGAGCAGACCATCGGCGCCCGCCGGGCCACGGCGGCCGAGGCCCGGCTGCTGGCGGAGGGGCGCGGCGGCACCCTGCTCACCGTGGAGCGCACGGTTCTGGGCGACGGGGGCCGCCCGGTGGAGTACGCCCGCCATCTGTACCGGGCGTCCCGGTACTCCTTCGAGATGACGCTTACGGCACCCTGA
- a CDS encoding Gfo/Idh/MocA family protein, protein MRIGLIGTGRIGAFHAATLAALPAVGRLVLHDAVEQQARELAGKLGADWAGDLDALLGSGLDGVVIAAPTAVHDTLIRAAVAAGVPVFCEKPVAAGLEATHALLAGIAGSGVPLQVGFQRRFDAGYTALRDAAAAGELGWLHTVRACTADPAPPPAGYLPLSGGIFRDCAVHDFDSVRWVTGREVVEVSATGANRGDGSFAAAGDVDTAVAVLTLDDGTLVSCTATRYNGAGYDARMELAGSRATLATGYGDRAPLRTTADGTPSGTAPYDGFLSRFHDAYVAEMAAFTEVAAGLRPSPCTGADALAALLIAEAADRSRRTGRPVRVGE, encoded by the coding sequence ATGCGCATCGGACTCATCGGAACGGGCCGCATCGGCGCGTTCCACGCCGCCACCCTCGCCGCTCTGCCCGCCGTCGGCCGTCTCGTCCTGCACGACGCCGTCGAGCAGCAGGCCCGCGAGCTGGCCGGGAAGCTGGGCGCCGACTGGGCGGGCGACCTGGACGCGCTGCTCGGCTCCGGCCTGGACGGGGTCGTGATCGCCGCCCCCACCGCCGTCCACGACACGCTGATCCGCGCGGCCGTCGCCGCCGGGGTGCCCGTCTTCTGCGAGAAGCCGGTCGCCGCCGGCCTCGAAGCCACCCACGCCCTGCTGGCCGGTATCGCCGGTTCCGGCGTGCCGCTCCAGGTCGGCTTCCAGCGCCGCTTCGACGCCGGGTACACCGCCCTGCGCGACGCGGCCGCCGCCGGGGAGCTCGGCTGGCTGCACACCGTACGGGCGTGCACCGCCGATCCGGCGCCGCCACCGGCCGGATACCTGCCCCTGTCCGGCGGCATCTTCCGGGACTGCGCCGTGCACGACTTCGACAGCGTGCGCTGGGTCACCGGCCGTGAGGTCGTGGAGGTCAGTGCCACCGGGGCCAACCGGGGCGACGGCTCCTTCGCCGCGGCCGGTGACGTCGACACGGCCGTCGCCGTCCTCACGCTGGACGACGGCACCCTCGTCAGCTGCACCGCCACCCGCTACAACGGCGCCGGATACGACGCGCGCATGGAGCTCGCCGGGTCGCGGGCCACGCTGGCCACCGGGTACGGGGACCGCGCGCCCCTGCGGACCACCGCCGACGGGACGCCGTCCGGCACCGCCCCGTACGACGGGTTCCTCAGCCGCTTCCACGACGCGTACGTCGCCGAGATGGCGGCCTTCACCGAGGTCGCGGCAGGTCTGCGGCCCAGCCCCTGCACCGGGGCAGACGCCTTGGCGGCGCTGCTGATCGCGGAGGCCGCCGACCGCTCTCGGCGCACGGGGCGGCCGGTGCGCGTGGGGGAGTGA
- a CDS encoding RICIN domain-containing protein has protein sequence MLSLRRPPKPASHRSPAPTGRLAHWAARAVAPVLAAAIGLTFAPASAAPATSPAAPAVAAANGTPLGSGTGLYPRVIRLEHNGSANGRVLASVVTFNGNNGVGAIHESTDGGATFRQVGSVAEPESSGGQGLCCSTLFELPRQVGSLAPGTLLWSASSGADEQNRRMALRVWRSNDVGRTWSYLSTCATANGTGGLWEPDLSVAADGALVCHYADETDPAHNQKLAAARSYDGVTWQDRRNTVASSWEPDRPGMPMVRRLPNGTYFMSYEICNPGGQYQCVVHYRTSPDGWDWGDPASLGYRPETVDGKYFRAAPTIAWAPAPGGGANGRLLLIGQQLLNRDGTPAADSGRTILANTENGTGPWYEIEAPVKVAAPTATYCPNYSSPLLPSADGRTVLEIATDWDGDVCRPYVATGPLTGSGDAAGVADGARYRLLNANSGQCLNVAADSRDAGGNVQQWTCNGLGPQAWTLRAHGDAFTLTGVNSGFCLDVENGSATPGANVRQWYCNAAAAQDWRLENAGRGYYRLVVKSSGQCLDVSQGSRTAGANVQQWTCNGQQPQLWRLERV, from the coding sequence GTGCTCTCCTTGCGCCGACCCCCCAAACCCGCATCCCACCGCTCCCCCGCGCCGACAGGCCGCCTCGCTCACTGGGCGGCGCGTGCCGTCGCCCCGGTCCTGGCCGCCGCCATCGGCCTGACCTTCGCCCCGGCGTCGGCCGCCCCCGCGACCTCCCCCGCCGCGCCTGCCGTCGCCGCCGCCAACGGCACGCCGCTGGGCAGCGGGACCGGCCTCTACCCGAGGGTGATCCGGCTGGAGCACAACGGCTCCGCCAACGGCCGGGTGCTCGCCAGCGTCGTCACCTTCAACGGCAACAACGGCGTCGGTGCCATCCACGAGAGCACCGACGGCGGAGCCACCTTCCGGCAGGTGGGCAGTGTGGCCGAACCGGAGTCGTCGGGCGGGCAGGGCCTGTGCTGCTCCACCCTCTTCGAACTCCCGCGCCAGGTCGGCTCGTTGGCGCCCGGCACCCTGCTGTGGTCCGCCTCGTCCGGCGCGGACGAGCAGAACCGCCGCATGGCGCTGCGCGTCTGGCGGAGCAACGACGTGGGCCGGACCTGGTCCTACCTTTCCACCTGCGCCACCGCGAACGGCACGGGCGGGCTGTGGGAGCCGGACCTCTCCGTCGCCGCCGACGGGGCGCTCGTCTGCCACTACGCCGACGAGACGGACCCCGCGCACAACCAGAAGCTCGCCGCCGCCCGTAGTTATGACGGGGTCACCTGGCAGGACCGCCGCAACACGGTCGCCAGCTCCTGGGAGCCGGACCGGCCGGGGATGCCCATGGTGCGCCGGCTGCCGAACGGCACGTACTTCATGAGCTACGAGATCTGCAATCCGGGCGGCCAGTACCAGTGCGTCGTGCACTACCGGACCTCCCCGGACGGCTGGGACTGGGGCGACCCGGCATCGCTGGGCTACCGCCCGGAGACCGTGGACGGCAAGTACTTCCGCGCCGCGCCGACCATCGCCTGGGCGCCCGCGCCGGGCGGCGGGGCCAACGGCCGCCTCCTCCTCATCGGCCAGCAGCTCCTGAACCGCGACGGCACACCCGCCGCCGACAGCGGCCGCACGATCCTCGCCAACACGGAGAACGGCACCGGCCCGTGGTACGAGATCGAGGCCCCCGTGAAGGTCGCGGCACCGACCGCCACGTACTGCCCGAACTACAGCTCGCCGCTGCTGCCCTCGGCCGACGGCCGCACCGTGCTGGAGATCGCGACGGACTGGGACGGCGACGTCTGCCGCCCGTACGTGGCCACCGGCCCCCTCACCGGCAGCGGTGACGCGGCCGGGGTGGCGGACGGGGCGCGCTACCGGCTGCTCAACGCCAACAGTGGCCAGTGCTTAAACGTCGCCGCCGACTCACGGGACGCGGGCGGCAACGTACAGCAGTGGACGTGCAACGGCCTCGGTCCGCAGGCCTGGACGCTCCGGGCGCACGGCGACGCGTTCACGCTCACCGGCGTCAACAGCGGCTTCTGCCTGGACGTGGAGAACGGCTCCGCGACGCCCGGCGCGAACGTACGGCAGTGGTACTGCAACGCGGCGGCCGCGCAGGACTGGCGGCTGGAGAACGCCGGGCGGGGCTACTACCGCTTGGTGGTCAAGTCCTCCGGGCAGTGCCTGGACGTCTCGCAGGGCTCCCGTACGGCGGGGGCCAACGTGCAGCAGTGGACGTGCAACGGCCAGCAGCCGCAGCTCTGGCGGCTCGAACGGGTCTGA
- a CDS encoding glyceraldehyde-3-phosphate dehydrogenase — translation MTVNDDAFTNWKNREEIAESMIPIIGKLHRERDVTVLLHSRSLVNKSVVSILKTHRFARQIDGAELSVTETLPFLQALTTLDLGPSQIDIGMLAATHKADDRGLSAAEFTAEAVAGATGDNKIERREARDVVLYGFGRIGRLLARLLIEKAGSGNGLRLRAIVVRKGAGQDIVKRASLLRRDSIHGQFQGTITVDEANNRIVANGNEIQVIYSDDPTSVDYTAYGIDDAILIDNTGKWRDRVGLSKHLRPGIAKVVLTAPGKGDVLNVVHGVNHDMIKPDEQIISCASCTTNAIVPPLKAMADEYGVLRGHVETIHSFTNDQNLLDNYHGSDRRGRSAPLNMVITETGAASAVAKALPDLEATITGSSIRVPVPDVSIAILSLKLGREATRGEVLDYLREVSLTSPLKRQIDFTTAPDAVSSDFIGSRHASIVDAGPTQVDGDNAILYLWYDNEFGYSCQVIRVVQYVSGVEYPTFPVPVA, via the coding sequence GTGACTGTCAATGACGACGCGTTCACCAACTGGAAAAACCGCGAGGAGATCGCGGAATCGATGATTCCGATCATCGGGAAGCTGCACCGCGAGCGGGACGTCACCGTCCTCCTGCACAGCCGCTCGCTGGTGAACAAATCGGTGGTGAGCATCCTCAAGACCCACCGATTCGCCCGGCAGATCGACGGCGCGGAGCTCTCGGTCACCGAGACCCTGCCCTTCCTCCAGGCCCTCACCACTCTCGACCTGGGCCCCTCCCAGATCGACATCGGCATGCTCGCCGCCACCCACAAGGCCGATGACCGCGGCCTCAGCGCGGCGGAGTTCACCGCGGAGGCCGTCGCCGGCGCCACCGGGGACAACAAGATCGAGCGCCGCGAGGCGCGCGACGTCGTCCTCTACGGCTTCGGCCGCATCGGCCGCCTGCTCGCCCGGCTGCTCATCGAGAAGGCCGGCTCCGGCAACGGCCTGCGGCTGCGCGCCATCGTGGTCCGCAAGGGAGCGGGCCAGGACATCGTCAAGCGCGCCTCGCTGCTGCGCCGCGACTCCATCCACGGCCAGTTCCAGGGCACGATCACCGTGGACGAGGCGAACAACCGGATCGTCGCCAACGGCAACGAGATCCAGGTCATCTACTCGGACGACCCGACCTCCGTCGACTACACCGCCTACGGCATCGATGACGCCATCCTCATCGACAACACCGGCAAGTGGCGCGACCGCGTGGGCCTGTCCAAGCACCTGCGCCCGGGCATCGCCAAGGTCGTGCTGACCGCCCCCGGCAAGGGCGACGTCCTCAACGTCGTGCACGGCGTCAACCACGACATGATCAAGCCCGACGAGCAGATCATCTCCTGCGCCTCCTGCACCACCAACGCGATCGTGCCGCCGCTGAAGGCGATGGCCGACGAGTACGGCGTGCTGCGCGGACACGTGGAGACCATCCACTCGTTCACCAACGACCAGAACCTGCTGGACAATTACCACGGTTCCGACCGCCGCGGCCGCTCCGCGCCGCTCAACATGGTCATCACCGAGACGGGCGCCGCCTCCGCCGTCGCGAAGGCGCTGCCCGACCTGGAGGCGACGATCACGGGCAGCTCGATCCGCGTCCCCGTCCCGGACGTGTCGATCGCCATCCTCAGTCTGAAGCTGGGCCGCGAGGCCACCCGCGGCGAGGTCCTCGACTACCTCCGCGAGGTGTCGCTGACCTCCCCGCTCAAGCGGCAGATCGACTTCACGACCGCCCCCGACGCGGTGTCGAGCGACTTCATCGGCTCGCGCCACGCCTCCATCGTGGACGCGGGACCCACCCAGGTGGACGGCGACAACGCGATCCTCTACCTCTGGTACGACAACGAGTTCGGCTACTCGTGCCAGGTCATCCGGGTCGTGCAGTACGTCTCCGGCGTCGAGTACCCGACCTTCCCGGTCCCCGTCGCCTGA
- a CDS encoding glycoside hydrolase family 2 protein → MHTPSVPRPEYPRPQFVRRDWLNLNGTWQFETDQGDSGLERGLLERDLTGEILVPFAPESELSGVGDTDFLEAVWYRRRFTAPAEWAGRRVLLHFGAVDHDTTVWVDGTEVVRHRGGFTPFTADLGDLAPAGREVEITVRARDPKSGPQARGKQAIQYANHDCNYTRTTGIWQTVWAEPVADAHLRRPRITPDLAAGAFHLELPLSANLPGHRVRAVLSDGTGEVCRAEARADLDLAPRLYLPVPEDRRREWSPEDPHLYGLRLELLGPDGESADTIESYAGLRSVSIRGKAVLLNGRPRFQRLVLDQGWYPDGLMTAPTDEALVRDIELAMEAGFNGARLHQKVFEERFLHHADRLGYLVWGEFGDWGCEVGGSSGDNQRPDASFVAQWLEAVERDYSHPSIVGWCPLNETYQKLHDRITQLDDVTRAMFLATKAMDTSRPVIDASGYSHRVLETDIYDSHTYEQDPAAFRQLVSGLAKGEPFVNAYENGAAYSQPYRGQPYFVSEFGGVWWDPEAAAEQSGSDRTVSWGYGDRVRTEDEFHERFAGLTGALLEDPDMFGYCYTQLTDVFQEQNGVYRFDRGTKLDIARIREAQLRPAAIEEPDAG, encoded by the coding sequence GTGCACACCCCCTCCGTCCCCCGTCCGGAGTACCCGCGCCCGCAGTTCGTACGGCGCGACTGGCTCAACCTCAACGGGACCTGGCAGTTCGAGACCGACCAGGGGGACAGCGGTCTCGAACGCGGGCTCCTGGAACGCGACCTGACCGGTGAGATCCTCGTACCCTTCGCACCCGAGTCCGAGCTCTCCGGCGTCGGCGACACCGACTTCCTGGAGGCCGTCTGGTACCGGCGCCGGTTCACCGCGCCCGCCGAGTGGGCCGGCCGCCGGGTGCTGCTGCACTTCGGCGCCGTCGACCACGACACCACCGTCTGGGTGGACGGTACCGAAGTCGTACGCCACCGGGGCGGGTTCACCCCCTTCACCGCCGACCTCGGCGACCTGGCCCCGGCCGGGCGCGAGGTGGAGATCACCGTCCGCGCCCGCGACCCGAAGTCCGGCCCGCAGGCCCGCGGCAAGCAGGCGATCCAGTACGCCAACCACGACTGCAACTACACGCGGACGACCGGCATCTGGCAGACCGTCTGGGCCGAGCCGGTCGCCGACGCGCATCTGCGCCGCCCCCGCATCACCCCCGACCTGGCCGCCGGGGCCTTCCACCTCGAACTGCCCCTGTCCGCCAACCTCCCCGGCCACCGCGTGCGCGCCGTCCTCAGCGACGGCACCGGCGAGGTCTGCCGCGCCGAGGCCCGCGCCGACCTCGACCTGGCCCCCCGCCTGTACCTGCCCGTCCCGGAGGACCGGCGCCGCGAGTGGAGCCCCGAGGACCCCCACCTGTACGGGCTGCGCCTCGAACTCCTGGGACCCGACGGCGAATCCGCCGACACCATCGAGAGCTATGCGGGCCTGCGCTCCGTCTCCATCCGGGGCAAGGCCGTCCTCCTCAACGGCCGCCCCCGTTTCCAGCGCCTGGTGCTCGACCAGGGCTGGTACCCGGACGGGCTGATGACCGCCCCCACCGACGAGGCCCTGGTCCGCGACATCGAGCTCGCCATGGAGGCCGGTTTCAACGGGGCCCGGCTGCACCAGAAGGTCTTCGAGGAGCGCTTCCTCCACCACGCCGACCGCCTCGGCTACCTGGTCTGGGGCGAGTTCGGTGACTGGGGCTGCGAGGTCGGCGGCTCCTCCGGCGACAACCAGCGGCCCGACGCCTCGTTCGTCGCGCAGTGGCTGGAAGCCGTCGAACGCGACTACTCCCACCCGTCGATCGTCGGCTGGTGCCCGCTCAACGAGACGTACCAGAAGCTCCACGACCGGATCACCCAGCTGGACGATGTGACCCGCGCGATGTTCCTCGCCACCAAGGCCATGGACACCTCCCGCCCGGTCATCGACGCCTCCGGCTACTCCCACCGGGTCCTGGAGACCGACATCTACGACTCCCACACCTACGAGCAGGACCCGGCCGCCTTCCGGCAGCTGGTCTCCGGGCTCGCGAAGGGGGAGCCGTTCGTCAACGCGTACGAGAACGGCGCCGCGTACTCGCAGCCGTACCGGGGACAGCCCTACTTCGTCAGCGAGTTCGGCGGGGTCTGGTGGGACCCGGAGGCAGCCGCCGAGCAGTCGGGCAGCGACCGTACGGTCTCCTGGGGCTACGGCGACCGGGTGCGCACCGAGGACGAGTTCCACGAGCGGTTCGCCGGTCTGACCGGTGCGCTGCTGGAGGACCCGGACATGTTCGGCTACTGCTACACCCAGCTGACCGACGTCTTCCAGGAGCAGAACGGCGTCTACCGCTTCGACCGGGGCACCAAGCTGGACATCGCCCGCATCCGAGAGGCCCAGCTGCGGCCCGCGGCGATCGAGGAGCCGGACGCCGGCTGA
- the fusA gene encoding elongation factor G — protein MRTHQHRSPVIALTTVRNLGILAHVDAGKTTVTERILYTTGTTHKRGEVHDGTTITDFDSQERDRGITIFAAAVSCTWDGHRINLIDTPGHVDFADEVERALRVLDGAIAVFDAVAGVEPQSESVWHQADRHSVPRIAFVNKLDRAGADLDTAVASIRNRLHTVPLVVQLPIGAEDAFRGVVDLVRMRALVWADGADAYEEGEVPDGLREEAVRRRRLLEEAVAELHPAALEEFCVRSELSAQTLTGALRDLTRTGEGVVVLCGSAYRNRGVEPLLEAVVAYLPSPLDVPPVRGTLDGAVQERAADPQGPFAALAFKVNATATGRLTYLRVYAGTIRKGETVLDATTRRSERVGRILRVQADRHVDVDAAVAGDIVAVIGPKAVRPGATLCAPGAPLVLEPPTVADPVVSVAVEARRSTDTERLMAALVRLAEEDPSLVVRADPETGQTVLSGMGELHLEVAAEKIRRDHGLDVRVGRPQVAHRETLVRGVSGLVYRHVKQDGGAGQFAHVVIDVEPLEATGGDGGEAAAEFAFGSAVVGGRVPQEYVRAVEAGCRDALTEGPLGGHPVTGVRVTLTDGATHPKDSSEMAFRTAGRFALREALRASAMVLLEPVVEVTVTVPGDAVGGVLGDLAARRGRVSGSTTRGGAAVVTATVPLAELFGYATRLRSRTQGRGTFTTRATGYAPAPAVTASGTG, from the coding sequence GTGCGTACCCACCAGCACCGTTCTCCCGTCATCGCTCTCACCACCGTCCGCAACCTGGGCATCCTCGCCCATGTCGACGCCGGCAAGACCACGGTGACCGAGCGGATCCTCTACACCACCGGCACCACTCACAAGCGCGGTGAAGTCCACGACGGTACGACCATCACGGACTTCGACTCCCAGGAGCGCGACCGGGGCATCACCATCTTCGCCGCGGCCGTCAGCTGCACCTGGGACGGTCACCGGATCAACCTCATCGACACCCCGGGTCACGTCGACTTCGCCGACGAGGTCGAGCGTGCGCTGCGGGTGCTCGACGGTGCGATCGCGGTGTTCGACGCGGTCGCCGGGGTGGAGCCGCAGAGCGAGTCGGTGTGGCACCAGGCGGACCGGCACTCCGTTCCGCGCATCGCCTTCGTCAACAAGCTGGACCGAGCCGGTGCGGACCTGGACACGGCGGTCGCCTCGATCCGGAACCGGCTGCACACCGTTCCGCTCGTGGTGCAGCTGCCCATCGGGGCGGAGGACGCCTTCCGCGGTGTCGTCGACCTGGTGCGCATGCGCGCCCTGGTGTGGGCGGACGGCGCCGATGCGTACGAGGAGGGCGAGGTGCCCGACGGGCTGCGCGAGGAGGCGGTCCGGCGCCGGCGGCTCCTGGAGGAGGCGGTGGCGGAGCTGCATCCGGCGGCCCTGGAGGAGTTCTGCGTACGCTCCGAGTTGTCGGCACAGACGCTGACCGGGGCGCTGCGAGATCTGACGCGGACCGGTGAGGGGGTCGTGGTGCTCTGCGGTTCGGCGTACCGGAACCGGGGTGTCGAACCGCTGCTGGAGGCGGTCGTCGCGTATCTGCCCTCCCCTCTCGATGTGCCGCCGGTACGGGGCACGCTCGACGGGGCGGTGCAGGAGCGGGCCGCCGATCCTCAAGGGCCGTTCGCCGCGCTGGCGTTCAAGGTGAACGCGACCGCGACGGGCCGGCTGACGTATCTGCGCGTGTACGCGGGAACGATCCGGAAGGGGGAGACGGTGCTGGACGCGACCACCCGGCGCAGTGAGCGCGTCGGGCGCATCCTGCGGGTCCAGGCGGACCGGCATGTGGACGTGGACGCGGCGGTGGCCGGGGACATCGTCGCGGTCATCGGTCCGAAGGCCGTCCGTCCCGGTGCCACGCTGTGCGCGCCCGGTGCCCCGCTGGTCCTGGAACCGCCCACGGTGGCCGATCCGGTCGTGTCCGTGGCGGTGGAGGCGCGGCGGAGCACGGACACGGAGCGGCTGATGGCCGCGCTGGTGCGGCTGGCCGAGGAGGATCCGTCGCTCGTGGTGCGGGCGGACCCGGAGACCGGTCAGACCGTTCTCTCGGGCATGGGCGAGCTGCATCTGGAGGTGGCCGCGGAGAAGATCCGCCGCGACCACGGTCTGGATGTCCGGGTCGGCCGCCCGCAGGTCGCGCACCGGGAGACGCTGGTGCGCGGGGTGTCCGGTCTGGTCTACCGGCACGTCAAACAGGACGGCGGGGCAGGGCAGTTCGCGCATGTGGTCATCGACGTCGAACCGCTGGAAGCCACCGGCGGGGACGGCGGCGAGGCGGCGGCGGAGTTCGCGTTCGGTTCCGCGGTCGTCGGCGGCCGGGTGCCTCAGGAGTACGTGCGGGCGGTCGAGGCGGGCTGCCGGGACGCGCTGACCGAGGGGCCGCTGGGCGGGCATCCGGTGACCGGGGTGCGGGTGACGCTGACCGATGGCGCGACGCATCCCAAGGACTCCTCGGAGATGGCGTTCCGCACGGCGGGGCGGTTCGCGCTGCGGGAGGCCCTGCGGGCGAGCGCGATGGTGCTGCTGGAACCGGTGGTCGAGGTGACGGTCACCGTGCCGGGTGACGCGGTCGGCGGGGTGCTCGGCGACCTGGCCGCCCGGCGCGGCCGGGTCTCCGGCTCCACCACGCGGGGCGGTGCGGCGGTGGTCACGGCGACCGTACCGCTGGCCGAGCTGTTCGGTTACGCGACGCGGCTGCGCAGCCGTACGCAGGGCCGGGGCACGTTCACCACCCGGGCGACGGGGTATGCGCCCGCGCCCGCCGTCACCGCCTCCGGGACCGGCTGA